A single region of the Thermoanaerobacterium aotearoense genome encodes:
- a CDS encoding acetylxylan esterase produces the protein MDKLYKCQIEHLKDYKGIGDPPKDYDEYWMRARKDLENASLEYELKRSDFVSRSCDAYDLYFTGVGGGRIHCQFLKPKRIEGKIPAVVMFHGYWSNSGEWSGKLPYIAEGFCVLAMDVRGQGGLSVDNGVYKGNTQSGHIIRGLECDNPDDLFYRNVYLDTAQCVKILKTMDFVDEKNIFATGASQGGALTIACASLVDDLKGAAAIYPFLCDFRGIYQNNFKNPTYEEITWYFRQRDPNHLKEDFFFERLAYIDIKNRAKDVKCDILWMTALMDNVCPPFSQMAAYNNITSNKRIVFFPEYQHEYLLYSGDIILKFFLELLES, from the coding sequence ATGGATAAACTTTACAAGTGTCAAATAGAGCATTTAAAAGACTACAAAGGAATAGGAGATCCGCCAAAAGATTATGATGAATATTGGATGAGAGCAAGAAAAGATCTTGAGAATGCGTCTTTAGAATATGAGCTTAAAAGAAGTGACTTTGTTTCAAGAAGTTGCGATGCATACGATTTATACTTTACCGGTGTTGGTGGAGGAAGAATACACTGTCAGTTTTTAAAGCCTAAGAGGATAGAGGGGAAGATACCTGCTGTTGTCATGTTTCATGGATATTGGAGTAACAGCGGCGAATGGAGCGGAAAACTTCCATATATCGCAGAAGGCTTTTGCGTGCTGGCGATGGACGTTAGAGGCCAAGGAGGGTTAAGTGTTGACAATGGCGTATACAAGGGAAATACACAGAGTGGTCATATTATAAGGGGCTTGGAGTGCGACAATCCTGATGATCTTTTTTATAGAAATGTTTATTTAGATACTGCACAGTGTGTGAAAATCTTAAAGACGATGGATTTTGTGGATGAAAAAAATATTTTCGCTACAGGAGCATCGCAGGGTGGTGCACTTACCATCGCATGTGCATCCTTAGTAGATGATTTGAAAGGGGCTGCTGCTATTTATCCATTTTTATGTGATTTTAGAGGTATATATCAGAACAATTTTAAAAATCCTACTTATGAAGAAATTACGTGGTATTTTAGGCAGAGGGACCCAAATCATCTAAAGGAGGATTTCTTCTTTGAGCGGCTTGCATACATCGATATAAAGAATCGGGCAAAAGATGTTAAGTGTGATATACTTTGGATGACAGCTTTAATGGATAACGTGTGTCCTCCATTTTCACAGATGGCGGCATACAACAATATTACATCAAATAAAAGAATTGTATTTTTTCCGGAGTACCAGCATGAATACCTTCTGTATTCGGGCGATATAATTCTTAAGTTCTTCTTAGAATTATTAGAATCATAG